A genomic segment from Pseudoduganella chitinolytica encodes:
- a CDS encoding cysteine hydrolase family protein — translation MQHAALIVIDMQQGMAAPAAGQRNNPGAEDNIARLLDGWRAAGAPVVHVRHISRTPGSPFWPGQPGAEFQPRFAPLAAAHVVEKNVPDCFIHTGLERWLHVRGISRLVMVGVSTNNSVEASARTAGNLGFATQVVADATFAFAKRDFAGHARSADEVHWMALANLDGEYAQVVQTEALLSNLLAGVRSSCAPDQNPIVAS, via the coding sequence ATGCAACACGCCGCACTGATCGTCATCGACATGCAACAGGGCATGGCCGCCCCGGCCGCAGGCCAACGCAACAATCCGGGGGCGGAGGACAACATCGCCCGCCTGCTGGACGGCTGGCGTGCAGCAGGCGCCCCCGTGGTCCACGTTCGCCATATTTCGCGCACGCCCGGTTCGCCGTTCTGGCCCGGGCAACCCGGCGCCGAATTCCAGCCGCGCTTCGCGCCGCTGGCGGCGGCACACGTGGTGGAAAAGAACGTCCCTGACTGCTTCATCCATACCGGCCTGGAACGCTGGCTGCACGTGCGCGGCATTTCCCGCCTGGTCATGGTGGGCGTCAGCACGAACAACTCCGTGGAGGCCAGCGCGCGCACCGCGGGCAACCTGGGCTTTGCGACGCAGGTGGTGGCGGACGCGACGTTCGCCTTCGCCAAGCGCGACTTCGCAGGCCACGCGCGCAGCGCCGACGAGGTGCACTGGATGGCCCTGGCAAACCTCGACGGCGAGTACGCACAAGTGGTACAGACTGAAGCTTTGTTGTCGAACCTTCTCGCAGGCGTGCGCAGCTCCTGTGCGCCAGATCAGAACCCCATTGTGGCCTCATAG
- a CDS encoding type II toxin-antitoxin system CcdA family antitoxin, translated as MSNPYLIAEPPKSPAKKATNITLAADVYLEAKDFGINISQVCEQSLREHIQLLKERHWNAQHAEFIASYNKAVEAEGVALQEWRAF; from the coding sequence ATGAGCAACCCCTACCTTATTGCGGAGCCTCCCAAGTCGCCCGCCAAGAAAGCCACCAACATCACGCTGGCGGCGGACGTGTATCTGGAAGCCAAGGATTTCGGCATCAACATCTCCCAGGTGTGCGAACAAAGCCTGCGCGAGCACATCCAATTGCTGAAGGAGCGACATTGGAACGCGCAGCATGCCGAGTTCATCGCCAGCTATAACAAGGCCGTGGAAGCGGAAGGCGTGGCGCTGCAGGAATGGCGCGCCTTCTGA
- a CDS encoding CcdB family protein gives MARLLMARFDLYHNPGRNKAAIPYLLEVQSNVISGLATRLVIPLRALAGFPAATSPADLFPVINVEGTDCFLDTPQMGAIPVSELKQKAGTAQEHQFAVQTALDRVFGAW, from the coding sequence ATGGCGCGCCTTCTGATGGCGCGCTTCGACCTGTATCACAACCCCGGCCGCAACAAGGCGGCCATTCCCTACCTGCTCGAAGTGCAGAGCAACGTGATCAGCGGGTTGGCGACACGGCTCGTCATTCCATTGCGGGCGCTGGCGGGATTCCCGGCGGCGACCTCACCCGCCGACCTGTTCCCTGTCATCAACGTCGAGGGCACCGACTGCTTCCTCGACACGCCACAGATGGGCGCCATCCCCGTCAGCGAACTGAAGCAGAAGGCCGGCACGGCCCAGGAGCACCAGTTCGCTGTCCAGACCGCACTGGACCGGGTATTCGGCGCGTGGTAA
- a CDS encoding carboxymuconolactone decarboxylase family protein: MSAYQQSGDLALARDLMALAPVEAQAFLGLKAAAERGDGVIPEKYRELISIAVALTTQCAYCIDVHADNAARAGATREEIAETAFIAAALKAGAAVGHGLLALRLFDEASGR; the protein is encoded by the coding sequence ATGAGCGCTTACCAGCAGAGCGGCGACCTGGCGTTGGCACGCGACCTGATGGCGCTGGCACCCGTCGAAGCGCAGGCGTTCCTCGGCCTGAAGGCGGCCGCGGAGCGGGGCGACGGCGTCATTCCGGAAAAGTACCGCGAACTGATCTCGATCGCCGTCGCGCTGACGACCCAGTGCGCTTACTGCATCGACGTGCATGCCGACAATGCGGCAAGGGCCGGCGCCACCCGGGAAGAAATTGCCGAAACGGCGTTTATCGCGGCGGCGCTGAAAGCGGGCGCGGCGGTCGGGCATGGGTTGCTGGCGCTGCGCCTGTTCGACGAAGCGAGCGGCCGCTAA
- a CDS encoding RNA polymerase sigma factor: protein MRIPEQTFAAAQAGDPVALERLLVQLRPDIRRYAAYQCKRSSAIDDVVQEALIILYRRIGTVRTASALGGWLLRVVGRLCMLPALMFMKGVEDLRGVEESARFARMPVDELRVDLVRALESLPAAHREIVLLRDVQEMTIRAIATHLAITPEAAKSRLHRARALVREYLLAGEAA from the coding sequence ATGCGTATTCCCGAACAGACGTTCGCCGCTGCCCAGGCCGGCGACCCGGTCGCGCTCGAACGCCTGCTGGTGCAGTTGCGGCCCGACATCCGGCGCTATGCCGCGTACCAGTGCAAGCGTTCGTCCGCCATCGACGACGTGGTGCAGGAAGCGCTGATCATCCTATACCGCCGCATCGGCACGGTCCGCACTGCCTCCGCGCTGGGCGGCTGGCTGCTGCGCGTCGTCGGGCGGCTGTGCATGCTGCCCGCCCTGATGTTCATGAAAGGCGTGGAGGACTTGCGCGGCGTCGAGGAATCCGCGCGCTTTGCCCGCATGCCCGTCGACGAACTGCGTGTCGACCTCGTGCGCGCGCTGGAATCGCTGCCTGCCGCACACCGCGAGATCGTGCTGCTGCGCGACGTGCAGGAGATGACGATCCGCGCTATCGCGACCCATCTTGCGATTACGCCGGAGGCGGCGAAGAGCCGGCTGCACCGGGCCCGGGCGTTGGTGCGGGAATATCTGCTGGCAGGGGAGGCCGCATGA
- a CDS encoding YgaP-like transmembrane domain — translation MAKLRNLTGKARALRAAAGGALIVAAAVAWQHGTTAAALALAGAGLGSILSGLLGFCPACALAGRCRLRGTEN, via the coding sequence ATGGCGAAGTTGAGGAACCTGACGGGCAAGGCAAGGGCGCTGCGAGCCGCGGCAGGCGGTGCGCTGATCGTCGCCGCAGCGGTGGCGTGGCAACACGGCACCACCGCTGCCGCCCTGGCGCTGGCCGGCGCGGGGCTTGGGTCGATCCTGTCGGGACTGCTGGGCTTTTGCCCCGCGTGCGCACTGGCGGGCCGCTGCCGCCTGCGCGGGACGGAGAATTGA
- a CDS encoding VOC family protein → MNKQIIFNLAVKDLDKSRAFFTALGFGFNEQWSGECTAYMNIVDDTIHAMLMTEEFFRSLIDKPLAQAKEANEVIICLSCESREKVDSLIAKAVAAGGRTPHPPEDHGFMYDQGFEDLDGHLWNLVWVAPQG, encoded by the coding sequence ATGAACAAGCAGATCATCTTCAACCTGGCAGTCAAGGACCTGGACAAATCCCGGGCATTCTTCACGGCGCTCGGCTTCGGCTTCAATGAGCAATGGAGCGGCGAGTGCACGGCGTACATGAACATCGTGGACGACACCATCCACGCCATGCTGATGACGGAAGAGTTCTTCCGCTCACTGATCGACAAGCCGCTGGCCCAGGCAAAGGAAGCCAATGAGGTCATCATCTGCCTCAGCTGCGAAAGCCGGGAAAAAGTGGACAGCCTGATCGCCAAGGCCGTCGCGGCCGGCGGGCGCACGCCGCACCCGCCCGAGGATCACGGGTTCATGTACGACCAGGGCTTCGAGGACCTGGACGGTCACCTGTGGAACCTGGTGTGGGTGGCGCCGCAGGGGTGA
- a CDS encoding DNA-deoxyinosine glycosylase, translating into MSSLTGLAPVLDANTRILILGSFPGAASLAAQQYYAHPRNLAWRLMSTLVGEDLVALPYDERLPRLLAHGVGLWDVLGGCEREGSLDSAIRNPAANDFARLRQLCPKLHTVGFNGQASGKFAPQFAAAGYRTVVLPSSSPAHAAMSFADKLRAWQQLTPAAPPTPGSTGDRPGPRSPGRT; encoded by the coding sequence ATGTCCTCACTCACCGGCCTCGCCCCCGTCCTCGACGCCAACACCCGCATCCTGATCCTCGGCAGCTTCCCCGGCGCCGCCTCGCTGGCCGCCCAGCAGTATTACGCCCATCCGCGCAACCTGGCGTGGCGGCTGATGTCCACGCTGGTGGGCGAGGACCTGGTTGCGCTGCCGTACGACGAGCGCCTGCCGCGCCTGTTGGCGCATGGGGTCGGGCTATGGGACGTGCTGGGCGGCTGCGAGCGTGAGGGCAGCCTCGACTCGGCCATCCGCAACCCGGCGGCCAACGACTTCGCCCGACTGCGCCAGTTGTGTCCGAAGCTGCACACCGTCGGCTTCAACGGCCAAGCCTCCGGCAAGTTCGCCCCGCAGTTCGCCGCCGCGGGGTATCGGACGGTGGTGCTGCCGTCGTCGTCGCCTGCGCATGCGGCGATGTCGTTCGCGGACAAGCTGCGGGCCTGGCAGCAGCTCACCCCTGCGGCGCCACCCACACCAGGTTCCACAGGTGACCGTCCAGGTCCTCGAAGCCCTGGTCGTACATGA
- a CDS encoding Mpo1 family 2-hydroxy fatty acid dioxygenase, whose translation MTTHRTIDTLLAQYSDSHRNPTNELIHFVCVPLIMLSLLGILWWIHPLVAVIAVVASLAYYWKLSRPFAAGMLLMALLMLGVLAALPPITVLPLCIAIFVLAWIGQFIGHMIEGKKPSFFDDLRFLLIGPLFVLGFLYRRLNLAY comes from the coding sequence ATGACCACCCACCGCACCATCGACACGCTGCTGGCGCAGTACAGCGACAGCCACCGCAATCCCACCAACGAGTTGATCCACTTTGTCTGCGTGCCGCTGATCATGCTGTCGCTGCTCGGCATCCTGTGGTGGATCCATCCACTGGTCGCCGTCATTGCCGTGGTGGCCAGCCTGGCGTATTACTGGAAGCTGTCGCGCCCGTTCGCGGCGGGGATGCTGCTGATGGCGCTGCTCATGCTGGGCGTCCTGGCCGCGCTGCCACCGATTACCGTGCTGCCCTTGTGCATCGCCATTTTCGTGCTGGCCTGGATCGGCCAGTTCATCGGCCACATGATCGAAGGCAAGAAGCCGTCGTTCTTCGACGACCTGCGCTTCCTGCTGATCGGCCCCCTGTTCGTGCTGGGTTTCCTGTACCGCCGCTTGAACCTGGCGTACTGA
- a CDS encoding DMT family transporter, translating to MPSSLLFLVASLIWGSTFWAITLQLGDVPPAVSVVYRFALASAVLFAWCRLRGDKLALSWRAQRWTILQGCASFGLSYICTYSSEQYLVSALVAVLFALMVFWNPLISRLVLGTPLSWRTWAAGSVAVSGVILLFYQSIGNAVRDLLAGGQGHFLLGLILALTATLASAFGNVIVVKVREQAPNVLLTMAWGMLWGTVLVAVWALAAGERFVAPPSARYWAGLLYLSLFGSVIAFACFFTLIDRIGSQKATYIGVVTPVISVLLSIRLEHFRPGILEWAGMALCLGSVAWALRTPTPAPTARPALPIEPEPLKKAS from the coding sequence ATGCCTTCTTCGCTCCTGTTCCTTGTCGCCAGCCTGATCTGGGGTTCCACGTTCTGGGCCATCACCTTGCAGTTGGGCGACGTACCGCCGGCAGTCTCCGTGGTCTACCGTTTCGCGCTGGCGTCCGCCGTGCTGTTCGCCTGGTGCAGGCTGCGCGGTGACAAGCTCGCCTTGTCCTGGCGCGCCCAGCGCTGGACGATCCTGCAAGGCTGCGCCAGTTTCGGCCTCAGCTACATCTGCACGTATTCGTCCGAGCAGTACCTCGTCTCCGCGCTGGTGGCCGTACTGTTCGCGCTGATGGTGTTCTGGAATCCCCTGATCAGCCGGCTCGTGCTGGGCACGCCGCTGTCATGGCGCACGTGGGCGGCGGGCAGCGTGGCCGTGTCCGGCGTCATCCTGCTGTTCTACCAGTCGATCGGCAACGCCGTGCGCGACCTCCTCGCAGGCGGCCAGGGTCACTTCCTGCTGGGCCTGATCCTGGCGTTGACCGCCACCCTGGCCAGCGCGTTCGGCAACGTCATCGTCGTCAAGGTGCGCGAGCAGGCGCCCAACGTGCTGCTGACGATGGCCTGGGGCATGTTGTGGGGCACCGTGCTCGTGGCCGTGTGGGCGCTGGCCGCCGGCGAGCGCTTTGTCGCGCCGCCCAGCGCGCGCTACTGGGCCGGCCTCCTCTACCTGTCCCTGTTCGGCTCCGTCATCGCGTTTGCCTGCTTCTTTACGCTGATCGACCGCATCGGCTCGCAGAAAGCCACGTACATCGGCGTCGTCACGCCCGTGATTTCCGTGCTGCTGTCGATCCGCCTCGAACATTTCCGCCCCGGCATCCTGGAGTGGGCCGGCATGGCGCTGTGCCTGGGCAGCGTCGCCTGGGCGCTGCGCACGCCCACGCCTGCGCCCACTGCGCGGCCCGCCCTCCCGATCGAACCTGAACCCCTGAAGAAAGCCTCATGA
- a CDS encoding GNAT family N-acetyltransferase: MTITIRPARPEDVSSIFAMIHELAVFEKLEHMVVANETMLHDALFGVRPPCEAIVGEESGGEVVTFALFFHNFSTFLCKKGLYLEDLYVKQNRRGKGYGKKMLVALAALAVERQCGRFEWSVLDWNANAISFYEKMGAAVLPDWRICRVTGDALTHLARGA; encoded by the coding sequence ATGACCATCACCATCCGCCCTGCCCGCCCGGAAGATGTCTCTTCCATCTTTGCCATGATCCATGAGCTGGCCGTGTTCGAGAAACTAGAACACATGGTCGTCGCGAACGAAACGATGCTGCACGACGCGCTGTTCGGTGTGCGCCCGCCGTGCGAGGCCATTGTCGGCGAAGAGTCCGGTGGCGAAGTCGTCACGTTCGCGCTGTTCTTCCACAACTTCTCCACGTTCCTGTGCAAGAAGGGGCTGTACCTGGAAGACCTGTACGTCAAGCAGAACCGGCGCGGCAAGGGATACGGCAAAAAGATGCTGGTCGCGCTGGCCGCGCTGGCCGTCGAACGCCAGTGCGGCCGCTTCGAATGGTCGGTGCTGGACTGGAATGCCAACGCCATCAGCTTCTACGAGAAGATGGGCGCAGCCGTACTGCCGGACTGGCGCATCTGCCGCGTCACCGGCGACGCGCTGACGCACCTCGCGCGCGGCGCCTGA
- a CDS encoding IS1595 family transposase: MDTQQFEAAQVQVLQWLTQLTGKQADELRNIFDRCSSLAECLAILAEAGSKLRHCPHCEGDRLYRHGVYRGLQRYRCRQCGASFNVLTKTPLAFIRLREKWLPFLQCMLHSMTVRGAAKAIGIHRNTSFRWRHRFLAMAKDARALPLDGIVEADETYLLESQKGSRHLTRPARRRGGSASHRGPGKDHDCILVACNRSGKACDFVPGRGPVTAQQLHDCLPLVLAPGILLATDSAVAYQAFATAAGIAHGTVNPHAGIRVDGLIHVQTVNSQHSRFKGWLRHFLGVASRYLPNYLGWRHVLDVGRVALPQHFLRVALMLDVI; encoded by the coding sequence ATGGACACACAGCAATTCGAAGCCGCACAGGTCCAGGTATTGCAATGGCTGACGCAGCTGACGGGCAAGCAGGCCGATGAACTCCGGAACATCTTCGATCGCTGTTCGTCGTTGGCCGAGTGCCTGGCGATCCTCGCGGAAGCCGGCAGTAAACTACGCCACTGCCCGCATTGCGAGGGCGACCGGCTCTATCGCCACGGCGTCTACCGCGGCCTGCAGCGCTACCGGTGTCGCCAGTGTGGCGCCAGCTTCAATGTCCTGACGAAAACGCCTCTGGCATTCATCCGATTGCGCGAGAAATGGCTGCCGTTCCTGCAGTGCATGCTGCACTCGATGACGGTGCGCGGCGCAGCCAAGGCCATCGGCATTCACCGCAACACAAGCTTCCGCTGGCGCCACCGTTTCCTGGCGATGGCCAAGGACGCGCGAGCGCTGCCGCTCGATGGCATCGTGGAAGCGGACGAAACATATCTATTGGAATCGCAAAAGGGATCGCGCCACCTGACCCGTCCGGCCCGCCGGCGGGGCGGCAGCGCCAGCCATCGGGGGCCGGGCAAGGACCACGATTGCATCCTGGTTGCCTGTAACCGTAGCGGCAAGGCGTGCGACTTCGTGCCGGGGCGCGGGCCGGTAACGGCGCAGCAGCTGCATGATTGCCTGCCGCTCGTGCTAGCGCCAGGCATCCTGCTGGCGACCGACAGCGCGGTTGCCTATCAAGCATTCGCCACCGCGGCCGGCATCGCGCATGGAACAGTGAATCCGCATGCCGGCATCCGCGTCGATGGCCTCATCCACGTGCAGACCGTCAACAGCCAGCACAGCCGCTTCAAGGGGTGGCTGCGGCACTTCCTGGGTGTGGCCAGCCGCTACCTGCCCAATTACCTGGGCTGGAGGCACGTGCTGGATGTCGGCCGGGTTGCGCTGCCGCAGCATTTCCTGCGCGTAGCGCTGATGCTCGATGTCATCTAA
- a CDS encoding ABC transporter permease/substrate-binding protein has protein sequence MARATAAGSRLVRALALALGLLAALPAIADDVLHVGSKRFTESYILAEIVAQTAAPHARTEHRQGLGNTAIVLAALQNGSIDVYPEYIGTIDQEILKHEKPASLEQIRRELAPLGLGVAVPLGFNNTYALAVRGDTPAVRTLSDLAAQANLQFGLSHEFIGRADGWPGLRQRYHLPQQPRGLDHGIAYEALAQRQVDVIDIYSTDAKIGRYGLKVLEDDKRYFPRYDAVLLYRLDAARRFPAAWAALQGLEGKIGATDMIAMNGAAELQGQPFAAVARDWLARSKAQPVSTVGSHPDMDTRPAAQRSLADVLFASDLGRLTGQHVLLVALSVLLACLVGVPLGIVAAYRARLRQGVLGLTGMLQTIPSLALLAMLIPLLGRIGIVPALVALFVYALLPIVRNTCTGLAGVPRGLQQAALALGLTRWQRLWHVELPLALPVILAGVKTAAVMSVGTATIAAFIGAGGYGERITTGLALNDNDMMLAGALPAAALALLTQALFELLERRFVVRTART, from the coding sequence ATGGCGCGCGCCACAGCTGCCGGAAGCCGCCTAGTGCGCGCGCTGGCGCTGGCATTGGGCCTGCTGGCGGCGTTGCCGGCAATCGCCGACGACGTGCTGCACGTGGGCTCGAAGCGCTTCACCGAGTCGTACATCCTGGCCGAGATCGTGGCGCAGACGGCCGCGCCGCACGCCCGCACGGAGCACCGGCAAGGCCTGGGTAACACGGCCATCGTGCTGGCGGCACTGCAGAACGGCAGCATCGACGTCTACCCGGAATACATCGGCACGATCGACCAGGAGATCCTGAAGCACGAGAAGCCCGCCTCGCTGGAGCAGATCCGCCGGGAGCTGGCGCCGCTGGGGCTGGGCGTGGCGGTGCCGCTGGGCTTCAACAATACCTACGCGCTGGCGGTGCGGGGCGACACGCCGGCCGTGCGCACGCTGTCGGACCTGGCGGCGCAGGCGAACCTGCAGTTCGGCCTGTCCCACGAATTCATCGGTCGCGCCGACGGCTGGCCCGGCCTGCGCCAGCGCTATCATCTACCGCAGCAGCCGCGCGGGCTCGATCACGGCATCGCCTACGAAGCGCTGGCGCAGCGCCAGGTGGACGTCATCGACATCTATTCGACGGACGCGAAGATCGGCCGCTACGGCCTGAAGGTACTGGAAGACGACAAGCGTTACTTCCCCCGCTACGACGCCGTGCTGCTGTACCGCCTGGACGCCGCCAGGCGCTTCCCCGCCGCCTGGGCCGCGCTGCAGGGACTGGAAGGCAAAATCGGCGCCACCGACATGATCGCCATGAACGGTGCCGCCGAGCTGCAGGGGCAACCCTTCGCCGCCGTCGCGCGCGATTGGCTGGCCAGGTCCAAGGCTCAGCCCGTGTCCACCGTGGGGTCACACCCCGACATGGACACGAGGCCGGCCGCGCAGCGCAGCCTGGCCGACGTGTTGTTCGCGTCCGACCTCGGCCGCCTGACGGGCCAGCATGTGCTGCTGGTGGCGCTGTCCGTGCTGCTGGCCTGCCTGGTCGGCGTGCCGCTGGGGATCGTGGCCGCGTACCGCGCGCGACTGCGCCAGGGCGTGCTGGGCCTGACCGGCATGCTGCAGACCATTCCATCGCTGGCACTGCTGGCGATGCTGATCCCGCTCCTGGGCCGCATCGGCATCGTGCCCGCGCTGGTGGCGCTGTTCGTCTACGCGCTGCTGCCGATCGTGCGCAATACCTGCACGGGCCTGGCCGGCGTGCCGCGCGGCCTGCAGCAGGCGGCGCTGGCGCTGGGCCTGACCCGCTGGCAGCGGTTGTGGCACGTGGAGCTGCCGCTGGCGCTGCCCGTGATCCTGGCGGGCGTCAAGACGGCGGCCGTGATGAGCGTTGGCACCGCGACGATTGCCGCGTTCATCGGGGCGGGTGGCTACGGCGAACGCATCACGACCGGCCTGGCGCTGAACGACAACGACATGATGCTGGCCGGCGCCTTGCCGGCCGCCGCGCTGGCCCTGCTGACGCAGGCCCTGTTCGAGCTGCTGGAGCGCCGCTTCGTCGTGCGCACGGCCCGCACCTGA